Below is a window of Xiphophorus maculatus strain JP 163 A chromosome 19, X_maculatus-5.0-male, whole genome shotgun sequence DNA.
ACTTTATAACAAGAAACCTTCAAGGAAATGTTTGCTAGCGTTAAAGCGACGAACAAAAAAGACATTAGGAACAGAGGTTTGTCCTTTGAAAAATACCATCATTTTCTACTGTGTAAAATCGCACTCATTCACTGTGTAGTTGTCTCATCCATGTTAGAAACCTACTGGTTTAGACTCTGAATCTTGAGGTACAGTACTATTGTGCGAACTGGGTTTAGCATCGTATTTACTGTACAGCGGCTGCGCAGtaaagtatttattgttttctctccCCCGATCTTAacgtgtattttttttttggttcgtTTCTTTTAAACAACGTAATGTATCATTGTGGAttattttgtgttcttttttttcccccccagaaTCATGTCAGGATTTCTGGACGGAATCCGTTGCGGAGACTGTGAGTGCAATGTGGACTGGGGGGAGAGAAGAAATACCATCGCATCCAtagctgctggagttctggtaTTTGCAATGATTTCTTTTGTCCAAATCACATATGTTGTGGAAAGGGTAGTGTGAGCTACTGTGtttgttttacctttgtttTAATGTTCTAAACACTGATCTAAGTGTGTGTAATAATGAAGAGGAAGATTTCTTAGTGATCTCATGTCATCAATCAACCATTGAGGGTAATTGTTCatcttgtttttgcagtttttcacaGGATGGTGGATCATCATTGATGCTGCTGTGAAATATCCCACCGAGGGAGAATTTCATCATGCCTATCATACGTGTGGAGTCATAGCCACAGTGGCCTTTCTCATGTAAGTGGagttttttctcactttctgcagaaaataagtaatctctCAAAGCtccattattttttgttttggaagctTGAATCTCCTTTTATTTAAGTACTTTCTTATTTCCTATTGTCATGGATGAGTGGTAGCTTTCATCACATGACTTCATTTTGGAATTTCAGTCATGTGATTAGtatgtgttttttgtgtatCCCCCAACCCCTTTCTCCAGTCAGGGTACCTAGTTTTTAGATGCAAATTGCTACAGTCATTAATGATAAAGACCTTTGCTGTTTGTCATGAACAGTATAAATGTGATATCTCTCACCACTTTGATCAAAATTTATGAAAACTTGATCAAATTTCAGGGCAACTTTCTATTAGGCAGAAACATCCAAAAATGAGATTCGTTGACATCAGATTTTTCGGGTTGGGTTTGAAATCTTCATGTTTACGTATTTTTAAAGACGGCTGAGATCATTGTCTTTAACTCTCGTTCTATTTGCTTTGTGTAGGATAAATGCTGTTTCTAACGGCCAAGTGAGGGGGGACAGCTACAGCGAGGGTTGCCTTGGACAGACAGGTTAGTACATGgatgagtcttttttttttttttttttgcaactcaagtcttgtcttttcttttggtttcatatttttttgcttatcaCCCACTTTTAGTGTAAATGTGAGTGGGAAACAACTTTGAGTAAATTATTAGTAGGAATTCTTGTATGAATTTGATAATATCTTTACTAAATTTAATCTACTGcactttttaaatacaatttctgGTAGAATTCTAaatttttgcagcttttctggTGTGCGAACTACCAGCTTTTATTGTAATCTTTAAACAAttcagaatatatatatatatatatatatatatatatatatatatatatatagcgcTGACTAACAATGAATGTTGACTCAAGGCCTTTACTAAAATGAACATCCAGAAATGCATACTTGACTCAATACAGTCCAATCACATTGGCAGGTTTAAACTTGATTGCATGTGTTCACATTCAATTctacggagcccctaaggggacatggagagaaaaaaaaggaaagaaatcccgacttattatctcgagatcccgacttattatctcgagatcccgacttattatctcgagatcccgacttattatctcgagatcccgcgacatttctgaaaaatcacgagttactttttttggggggaaaggcatgtttttatgcgGTAAACGTGGGGGAGTGTGTCTACATTGATTATGGAGGACGACTTATATCATTTTCTGCGGTCCAGAGATGTCCCAGAGGAGGATATCATGCACATGCAATTTAGCGTACATCCATCGGTAACCGTGAAGCTGTCCAGAGGACTGTAGCTGGTTATTAATGAATTCTACCAAAACTGCCAAGTCGGAAAAGGACTTGCGCCGAATGAGTCCCCGCGCTCTGAAAACTCTCTTCAGATGTCTCTCACTAATACTAAATCcatgtctgctgtcaagcgctgatttaatgtgtttatactcAAGCCCAAGctcgaaataaaaatctatatatctacccccacagtgatggaggacacCCACATGGGTGGgtgtcctccatcactgtgATTAGGTCGTTATGTACTgatgtcgggatctcgagataataagtcgggatctcgagataataagtcgggatctcgagataataagtcgggatctcgagataataagtcgggatttctttcctttttttttctctccatgtccccttaggggctccgtaCAATTCTAGTTGGAAGTGagcatgttaaatattttcctttcatcTGAAGGTGACACTCTAGATCTTCTTACAGGCCCAAATGAGATGTTGACGAGTTTAGATGACTGGTGCTGGCTTACAGTAGTTAGAACTGATCAAACCACTGCTGCTTAGAATGACTCCAGATCACTTTCCCAGTCGTAACTCTACAATAGTACTATTGAAGTCTGCACTGTTCCTTGAGCCTGTTTGGAAGAGGGAAACCTcaagattgaattaaaacattgcctttcaaagttattttatatgttttatagtCATTCCACTTGTGATGAAGAACAATTCTGATTAGTCATTAAAAGCCCCAAACCAATCACTTTAATGTTCCTAAACTTCTCCCTGCTACTTTAGACTAACCATGAAGTGCTGTACCATGTTGCCCTCGATAACCCACctccctttttctctctttgcaggTGCTCGAGTTTGGCTCTTCATTGGCTTCATGCTGGCTTTCGGCTCCCTCATTGCCTCCATGTGGATTCTCTTCGGAGGATTCGTAGTGCCTCGTAAGTAGGATTTGTGATATTGGCATATAGTGCAGCAGGTAGTGCTTAGGTCTTAGTAAAAGTTAAAGACTTTTACATTAATTGTACTTCACAAAGTATCACGGTTTGATAATCTTGatataattgttgttttttgcagagAAGCCTGCTGTGTATCCTGGTAttgccatttttttccaaaatgcattcattttctTCGGGTAAGTTTGTCGTTaattatttgtatctttttattCAATCCAATTAGCAAAAAGAAACGTGATACTCATTATCTTTTTACTTTCTCTAATTTAGAGGTTTGG
It encodes the following:
- the tmem50a gene encoding transmembrane protein 50A encodes the protein MSGFLDGIRCGDCECNVDWGERRNTIASIAAGVLFFTGWWIIIDAAVKYPTEGEFHHAYHTCGVIATVAFLMINAVSNGQVRGDSYSEGCLGQTGARVWLFIGFMLAFGSLIASMWILFGGFVVPQKPAVYPGIAIFFQNAFIFFGGLVFKFGRTEDLWQ